The following proteins are co-located in the Bordetella bronchialis genome:
- a CDS encoding HD domain-containing protein — translation MSLTIGGIAIPDSQLAREITDLVRDTESPLLFHHSSRVYYFGALAGKRRGLKFDAELLYAGAMFHDMGLTHAHASQDLRFEVDGANVARDFLRSHGISQQDIDLVWTAIALHTTPGVPEHMHPVIALVTAGVEMDVLGIDYAGFSDADREAVVHAHPRGDNFKENIIQTFYDGIKHKPQTTFGNVKADVIADKEPHFHRGNFCSVIRGSAWRA, via the coding sequence ATGAGCCTGACCATAGGCGGTATCGCCATCCCCGACAGCCAACTGGCACGCGAAATCACGGACCTGGTCCGTGACACCGAGTCGCCTTTGCTTTTCCATCATTCCAGCCGCGTGTATTACTTCGGCGCGCTGGCCGGCAAGCGCCGCGGCTTGAAGTTCGATGCGGAGCTTCTGTATGCCGGCGCCATGTTCCACGACATGGGGCTGACCCATGCGCACGCCAGCCAGGACCTGCGCTTCGAAGTGGACGGCGCCAACGTCGCGCGCGACTTCCTGCGCAGCCACGGTATTTCGCAACAGGACATAGACCTGGTGTGGACCGCCATCGCGCTGCACACCACGCCCGGTGTCCCGGAACACATGCACCCCGTGATCGCGCTGGTCACGGCGGGCGTTGAAATGGATGTGCTGGGTATCGACTATGCGGGATTCAGCGATGCCGACCGCGAAGCCGTCGTGCACGCGCATCCGCGCGGCGACAACTTCAAGGAGAACATCATCCAGACCTTCTACGACGGCATCAAGCACAAGCCGCAGACGACCTTCGGCAACGTCAAGGCGGATGTCATCGCCGACAAGGAGCCGCATTTCCATCGCGGCAACTTCTGCAGCGTGATACGCGGGTCGGCCTGGCGCGCGTAG
- the pbpG gene encoding D-alanyl-D-alanine endopeptidase has protein sequence MVAASLLLSPGARAAADPCKVNAKSAACKAAQAKTAPKQTTTTTVTKSTTTAKSGSKTTVAKTQSKTTTVAKKSASGKTSTTTRKETVADTTTKSGKKVVSHATSTTRSKVSAAAAPATTSAQAAALRSSVAYVQDLATSTVLFSKNEDTIRPIASISKLMTALVVVDANQPMDDMLEVTDDDIDRLRHAASRLPVGSRLSRADMLHVALMSSENRAAHALGRYYPGGMPAFVKAMNAKARELGMMDTHFVEPTGLSSENVSSPRDLVRLLRAASQRPLIHRYTTDTEYDVDMGRGQMRTFRNTNALVRSADWDIKVSKTGFINEAGECLVMLAHIQGRDLAIVLLDSQGKYSRIADAVRIRKFVQNEVAMM, from the coding sequence ATGGTCGCGGCATCGCTCCTGCTCTCGCCCGGCGCCCGGGCGGCGGCCGATCCCTGCAAGGTCAACGCCAAATCGGCGGCCTGCAAGGCAGCCCAGGCCAAGACGGCTCCCAAGCAAACCACCACGACCACGGTTACCAAGAGCACCACCACCGCCAAGTCCGGCAGCAAGACCACGGTCGCCAAGACGCAGAGCAAGACCACCACGGTGGCGAAGAAATCCGCCAGCGGCAAGACCAGCACCACCACCCGCAAGGAAACCGTCGCCGACACCACCACCAAGTCGGGCAAGAAGGTCGTCAGCCACGCCACCAGCACTACGCGCAGCAAGGTCTCGGCGGCGGCCGCGCCGGCCACGACGTCGGCCCAGGCGGCGGCGCTGCGCTCCAGCGTGGCCTATGTGCAGGACCTGGCCACTTCCACGGTGCTGTTTTCCAAGAACGAAGACACCATCCGGCCGATCGCCTCGATTTCCAAGCTGATGACCGCCCTGGTCGTGGTCGATGCCAACCAGCCCATGGACGACATGCTGGAGGTCACCGACGATGACATCGACCGCCTGCGCCATGCCGCGTCGCGGCTGCCGGTGGGCTCGCGCCTGAGCCGCGCCGACATGCTGCACGTCGCGCTGATGTCGTCGGAGAACCGTGCCGCGCACGCGCTGGGCCGTTACTACCCCGGCGGCATGCCGGCCTTCGTCAAGGCCATGAATGCCAAGGCCCGCGAACTGGGGATGATGGACACCCACTTCGTCGAGCCCACCGGCCTGTCCAGCGAGAACGTTTCCTCGCCGCGCGATCTGGTCCGGCTGCTGCGCGCGGCCTCGCAGCGTCCCCTGATCCACCGCTACACCACGGATACGGAATACGACGTGGACATGGGCCGCGGGCAGATGCGCACCTTCCGCAACACCAACGCGCTGGTGCGCAGCGCGGACTGGGACATCAAGGTCTCCAAGACCGGCTTCATCAACGAAGCCGGGGAATGCCTGGTGATGCTGGCCCATATCCAGGGCCGCGACCTGGCCATCGTGCTGCTCGATTCGCAAGGCAAGTATTCGCGTATCGCGGATGCGGTCCGCATCCGCAAGTTCGTGCAAAACGAAGTCGCGATGATGTAA